One genomic window of Quercus robur chromosome 6, dhQueRobu3.1, whole genome shotgun sequence includes the following:
- the LOC126732790 gene encoding caffeoyl-CoA O-methyltransferase-like: MAPTQEEQQNEAGRHQEVGHKSLLQSDALYQYILETSVYPKEPEPMKELRELTARHPWNIMTTSADEGQFLNMILKLINAKNTMEIGVYTGYSLLATALALPEDGKILAMDINRENYELGLPVIQKAGVAHKIDFKEGPALPVLDQMIESGTYHGTFDFIFVDADKDNYLNYHERLIELVKVGGLIGYDNTLWNGSVVAPPDAPLRKYVRFYRDYVLELNRALASDRRVEICQLPVGDGITLCRRIS; encoded by the exons ATGGCTCCCACTCAGGAAGAGCAGCAAAACGAAGCTGGCAGGCACCAAGAAGTTGGCCACAAGAGTCTCTTACAGAGCGATGCTCTTTACCAg TATATCCTTGAAACcagtgtatatccaaaagagcCAGAGCCTATGAAGGAGCTCCGGGAATTGACAGCAAGACATCCATG GAACATCATGACCACCTCAGCCGATGAAGGACAATTCTTGAACATGATCCTAAAGCTCATCAACGCCAAGAACACCATGGAAATCGGCGTCTACACTGGTTACTCGCTACTTGCCACCGCCCTCGCCCTACCGGAAGATGGAAAG ATATTGGCAATGGACATCAACCGTGAAAATTACGAACTGGGTTTACCTGTAATTCAAAAAGCTGGAGTGGCTCACAAGATTGATTTCAAAGAAGGCCCTGCTCTTCCAGTTCTTGACCAAATGATTGAGTCT GGAACGTACCATGGAACATtcgattttatttttgtggacGCAGACAAGGATAACTATTTGAACTACCATGAGAGGCTAATTGAGCTTGTGAAGGTTGGTGGACTAATCGGCTACGACAACACCCTATGGAATGGTTCTGTGGTGGCCCCACCTGATGCACCTCTTAGAAAGTACGTTCGATTTTATAGAGACTATGTGTTGGAGCTCAACAGGGCTTTGGCCTCTGATCGAAGGGTTGAGATTTGCCAGCTTCCCGTGGGTGATGGCATTACTCTGTGCCGCCGCATCAGCTGA
- the LOC126732792 gene encoding F-box protein At5g67140: MCVKKMGEEAEIDRLPIDLLAHIFVLITSFTDLAQARSVCKKWKQGVKQSLARRETLSFAGWRMDDDSTARLVRHAYNLKELDISRSRWGCQISDNGLCQISLAKCVSNLTSISLWGMTGITDKGVVQLISRANSLQHLNIGGTFITDESLFAIANNCPHLKTIVLWSCRHVTESGLLVLVNKCRKLESINVWGTRVPVDCFLGLLTISPALQIKSRLMLDVGSASLWPVV, translated from the exons ATGTGTGTGAAGAAGATGGGGGAAGAGGCAGAGATTGATCGTTTACCCATAGACCTTCTGGCTCATATCTTTGTTCTCATCACTTCCTTCACTGATTTGGCTCA GGCGAGAAGCGTGTGCAAGAAATGGAAGCAGGGGGTGAAGCAGTCTCTGGCTCGGAGGGAGACTCTGAGCTTTGCTGGTTGGAGGATGGACGATGACTCCACAGCCCGCCTTGTTCGCCATGCCTACAACCTCAAAGAGCTTGACAT TTCAAGGAGCCGTTGGGGTTGCCAAATCAGTGACAATGGACTATGTCAAATATCTTTGGCAAAATGTGTCAGCAACCTGACTTCCATATCTCTATGGGGTATGACAGGGATCACAGACAAAGGTGTTGTTCAACTG ATATCCAGAGCTAATTCCTTGCAACACCTCAATATTGGAGGTACATTTATCACAGATGAATCTTTATTCGCCATTGCAAATAACTGTCCACATTTAAAG ACTATAGTCCTGTGGAGCTGCCGTCATGTAACCGAGAGTGGTCTTCTTGTTCTTGTAAATAAATGTCGAAAGCTTGAATCTATCAATGTATGGGGGACCAGAGTTCCTGTTGACTGCTTCCTTGGTTTGCTTACCATTAGTCCAGCCCTTCAGATAAAATCCAGACTGATGTTAGATGTTGGAAGCGCTTCTCTATGGCCCGTTGTATAA